The Ornithorhynchus anatinus isolate Pmale09 chromosome X2, mOrnAna1.pri.v4, whole genome shotgun sequence genome window below encodes:
- the LOC100084419 gene encoding TBC1 domain family member 7 isoform X3, protein MAEDSQRNFRSVYYEKVGFRGVEEKRSLEILLKDDRLDIEKLCTFSQRFPLPSMYRALVWKVLLGILPPHHESHGQVMAYRREQYMDVLHALEVIRFVNDSTSQGDVYLRMYQLESGKLPRNPNFPLEQEDEVFLAIAKAMEEMVEDNVDCYWLIRCFVNQLNNKYRDTLPHLPKAFEQYLNLEDSRLLSHLKSCSVVTKLPYDLWFQKCFAGCLPETSLQRIWDKVVSGSCKILVFVAVEILLTFKIKVMALNNAEKITEFLENIPQDSSDAIVSKAIDLWHKHCGTPVHSA, encoded by the exons ATGGCTGAGGACTCCCAGAGAAACTTTCGCTCCGTCTACTATGAAAAAGTGGGATTTCGAGGGGTCGAGGAGAAGAGATCATTAGAAATCCTCCTTAAAGATGACCGACTTG ACATCGAGAAGCTTTGCACGTTCAGTCAGCGGTTTCCCCTTCCGTCAATGTACCGGGCCCTGGTGTGGAAAGTGCTTTTAG GAATCCTACCACCCCACCACGAATCTCACGGCCAGGTGATGGCCTACCGGAGAGAGCAGTACATGGATGTCCTCCACGCCTTGGAAGTCATTCGCTTTGTCAACGACTCCACCTCACAGGGCGATGTTTATCTACGCATGTATCAACTGGAGTCGGGAAAGTTGCCTCGGAATCCAAATTTTCCTCTG GAGCAGGAAGATGAAGTATTTCTTGCTATCGCTAAAGCCATGGAAGAGATGGTGGAAGATAATGTTGACTGCTATTGGCTTATCAGATGTTTTGTGAATCAGTTGAACAACAAATACCGGGACACCTTGCCCCATCTG CCAAAGGCTTTCGAACAATACTTGAATCTTGAAGATAGCAGACTCCTGAGTCATCTGAAGTCGTGTTCTGTGGTCACCAAACTGCCATATGATCTTTGGTTCCAGAAGTGCTTTGCGGGATGCTTACCCGAGACCAGTTTACAGAG AATCTGGGACAAAGTTGTAAGCGGTTCCTGTAAAATCCTTGTTTTTGTTGCTGTGGAAATTTTATTAACCTTTAAAATAAAGGTAATGGCTTTGAACAATGCAGAGAAGATCACAGAGTTTCTGGAAAAT ATCCCTCAGGACAGTTCTGATGCGATCGTGAGCAAAGCCATCGATCTGTGGCACAAGCACTGTGGGACCCCGGTTCATTCCGCATGA